One window from the genome of Pempheris klunzingeri isolate RE-2024b chromosome 7, fPemKlu1.hap1, whole genome shotgun sequence encodes:
- the susd1 gene encoding sushi domain-containing protein 1 isoform X3, translating to MDKRNRTMIVVFLLCAFADMQTEGHTLDVCASCHANATCDDKVDGSGKVCNCRYGFVGNGRTLCRDKDECQIGASQICGQHTTCHNTYGSYFCTCLAGYSPSNNMGVFIPNDGTHCQDIDECRVGGLCGGGGQCRNLDGSFDCSCQLGYQVHNGTEPFHPHLDKASCKVVDCGRPVTVEDTVLLSVTGTTYGGVAMLACDEGFVWRSGDNSSVCGPDGQWKGSTMVCEEVDCGSPPALPHSHMLWNKSSRMGTEALYQCNSGYQNVGKGNASICTAAGLWERPSVLCQEILCGTPPIIESTEQVWDSNSTPGSTVLYFCKGGFYNKGGHNVSICNENGQWTPPTLSCQEILCGDPPILPHTGQVWNGSSTPGSIVTYYCKTGFYHSEGSNKTLCTINGNWTKPKISCKEVDCGVPPPIPLSIMLWNNISTVGSRVVYQCNSGYRSVGEGNISVCAASGKWDGASLTCQEITCQTPVFKPRAKMLWDGTSHIGSVVYYQCEEGYYTRSLRNYSVCGENGRWEDIDLWCEEISCGPPLKLPHTNLLWDRTSRPGSVVLYECVFGFYQESGNNISTCLPSGEWEKVSVKCKAKCGPVPLLANSEVVWHNRSVVIHRCADGYHSWRGGNISVCGSSGLWKKASLRCTEIKPPINHLFVLNEKCLHWKAEKYEEDTEVYKVTYTGSRDYQRSFRDKRRLLLSSMADQVELCLSLLPVTNYSISITATSARFTATITANTSLPVPPAPVVYYREFETPVPTLRLRRSPNTLDPISSDPSSKIQSSTEYITAQIDVWLVGTEMNFTVGDGLDYGGFLNAPLENGRNYYIILRAVSLWKTTLKSSCVLWAKVKGTSYVLRVSSLSAAASIGLVALVILVVYSFIWCFKKT from the exons ATGGACAAGAGAAACAGAACAATGATCGtggtttttctgctctgtgCCTTTGCAG ATATGCAAACAGAAGGCCACACTCTGGATGTGTGTGCCAGCTGCCACGCTAACGCCACATGTGACGACAAGGTAGACGGCTCCGGCAAAGTTTGTAACTGCAGATATGGGTTTGTTGGAAATGGGAGAACCCTCTGTCGAG ataAAGATGAGTGTCAGATAGGAGCCAGTCAGATCTGTGGGCAGCATACCACCTGCCACAACACGTACGGCAGCTACTTCTGTACCTGTCTAGCTGGTTACAGCCCTTCTAACAACATGGGCGTTTTCATCCCAAACGACGGAACCCACTGCCAGG ACATTGACGAGTGCAGGGTCGGGGGCCTGTGTGGAGGCGGAGGTCAATGCAGGAATCTTGATGGCAGTTTTGACTGCAGCTGCCAACTGGGATACCAAGTCCACAATGGAACGGAGCCCTTCCATCCTCACTTAGACAAAGCTTCCTGCAAAG TGGTCGACTGTGGCCGGCCTGTCACAGTGGAGGATACAGTGCTCTTGTCAGTCACAGGGACCACATATGGCGGCGTGGCCATGTTGGCCTGCGATGAGGGCTTTGTGTGGAGGAGTGGAGACAACAGCTCAGTGTGTGGACCTGATGGACAGTGGAAAGGGTCCACCATGGTCTGTGAAG AGGTTGACTGTGGCTCTCCCCCtgccctccctcactcacataTGCTGTGGAATAAGAGCTCGAGGATGGGCACTGAGGCGCTTTATCAGTGTAACTCTGGATATCAGAATGTTGGGAAGGGCAATGCATCCATCTGTACTGCTGCCGGGCTGTGGGAGAGACCGTCTGTGCTCTGTCAAG AGATCTTGTGTGGAACTCCTCCTATTATTGAATCCACTGAGCAGGTGTGGGACAGTAATTCAACCCCTGGCAGCACTGTACTCTATTTTTGTAAAGGCGGCTTTTATAACAAAGGAGGACATAATGTATCGATCTGTAATGAAAACGGTCAGTGGACCCCCCCAACTCTGTCTTGCCAAG AGATATTATGTGGAGATCCTCCTATACTGCCTCACACTGGCCAAGTGTGGAATGGCAGCTCCACCCCTGGAAGCATAGTGACCTACTACTGCAAAACAGGATTTTATCACAGTGAAGGAAGTAACAAAACATTGTGTACAATTAATGGTAACTGGACGAAACCAAAGATCTCATGCAAAG AAGTTGACTGTGGTGTGCCCCCACCCATCCCTCTTTCAATCATGCTGTGGAATAACATTTCCACTGTGGGCTCTCGGGTTGTTTATCAGTGTAACTCTGGATATCGCAGTGTCGGAGAGGGAAACATATCAGTGTGTGCTGCCAGTGGAAAATGGGATGGAGCCTCTCTGACGTGTCAAG AAATCACTTGTCAAACGCCTGTTTTTAAACCTCGTGCTAAAATGCTTTGGGATGGCACATCACACATTGGCAGTGTGGTGTATTACCAATGTGAGGAAGGCTATTACACAAGGAGCCTGAGAAACTACTCAGTATGTGGAGAGAATGGACGGTGGGAGGATATTGATCTGTGGTGTGAAG aAATAAGCTGTGGCCCCCCACTAAAACTCCCCCATACTAACCTCTTGTGGGATCGCACCAGTAGACCAGGCAGTGTGGtgctgtatgagtgtgtgtttggattttaCCAGGAGAGTGGAAATAATATTTCAACATGTTTACCATCAGGAGAGTGGGAGAAAGTATCTGTAAAGTGCAAAG CTAAATGCGGCCCGGTTCCCTTGCTTGCCAACTCAGAGGTGGTGTGGCATAACAGAAGTGTTGTGATCCACCGCTGTGCGGATGGGTACCACAGCTGGAGAGGTGGCAACATCTCTGTGTGTGGCAGCTCCGGGCTGTGGAAGAAGGCCTCCCTGAGATGCACAG AAATAAAGCCACCTATTAATCACCTATTTGTCctcaatgaaaaatgtttgcaCTGGAAAGCAGAGAAGTATGAGGAGGATACAGAAGTTTACAAG GTGACGTACACGGGATCCAGAGACTACCAGAGGTCCTTTCGTGATAAAAGGAGGTTGCTTTTGAGCTCCATGGCCGACCAGGTGGAGCTCTGTCTGAGCCTGCTTCCAGTCACAAACTACAGCATCTCCATCACAGCAACGTCTGCCAGATTCACAGCCACCATCACTGCTAACACCAGTTTACCAG TACCTCCAGCACCAGTTGTCTACTACAGAGAATTTGAGACTCCTGTGCCGACTTTGAGGCTACGCAGATCTCCCAACACACTGGATCCAATAAG CTCAGACCCCTCGAGCAAAATACAGTCCTCGACAGAGTACATCACCGCTCAGATCGATGTCTGGCTTGTGGGGACAGAGATGAATTTTACTGTAGGGGATGGACTCGATTACGGAGGTTTCTTAAATGCACCGCTGGAGAATGGCAGGAACTATTATATCATCTTACGCGCTGTCAGTCTGTGGAAAACG ACTTTAAAAAGTTCCTGTGTCCTGTGGGCTAAAGTAAAAG GTACATCGTATGTTCTGAGGGTTTcgtctctgtctgctgctgcatctaTAGGACTGGTTGCTTTGGTCATTTTGGTTGTTTACAGCTTCATCTG GTGTTTCAAGAAGACATGA
- the susd1 gene encoding sushi domain-containing protein 1 isoform X1 — protein MDKRNRTMIVVFLLCAFADMQTEGHTLDVCASCHANATCDDKVDGSGKVCNCRYGFVGNGRTLCRDKDECQIGASQICGQHTTCHNTYGSYFCTCLAGYSPSNNMGVFIPNDGTHCQDIDECRVGGLCGGGGQCRNLDGSFDCSCQLGYQVHNGTEPFHPHLDKASCKVVDCGRPVTVEDTVLLSVTGTTYGGVAMLACDEGFVWRSGDNSSVCGPDGQWKGSTMVCEEVDCGSPPALPHSHMLWNKSSRMGTEALYQCNSGYQNVGKGNASICTAAGLWERPSVLCQEILCGTPPIIESTEQVWDSNSTPGSTVLYFCKGGFYNKGGHNVSICNENGQWTPPTLSCQEILCGDPPILPHTGQVWNGSSTPGSIVTYYCKTGFYHSEGSNKTLCTINGNWTKPKISCKEVDCGVPPPIPLSIMLWNNISTVGSRVVYQCNSGYRSVGEGNISVCAASGKWDGASLTCQEITCQTPVFKPRAKMLWDGTSHIGSVVYYQCEEGYYTRSLRNYSVCGENGRWEDIDLWCEEISCGPPLKLPHTNLLWDRTSRPGSVVLYECVFGFYQESGNNISTCLPSGEWEKVSVKCKAKCGPVPLLANSEVVWHNRSVVIHRCADGYHSWRGGNISVCGSSGLWKKASLRCTEIKPPINHLFVLNEKCLHWKAEKYEEDTEVYKVTYTGSRDYQRSFRDKRRLLLSSMADQVELCLSLLPVTNYSISITATSARFTATITANTSLPVPPAPVVYYREFETPVPTLRLRRSPNTLDPISFYQVFVLPVEGVIMFDCPSPASSDPSSKIQSSTEYITAQIDVWLVGTEMNFTVGDGLDYGGFLNAPLENGRNYYIILRAVSLWKTTLKSSCVLWAKVKGTSYVLRVSSLSAAASIGLVALVILVVYSFIWCFKKT, from the exons ATGGACAAGAGAAACAGAACAATGATCGtggtttttctgctctgtgCCTTTGCAG ATATGCAAACAGAAGGCCACACTCTGGATGTGTGTGCCAGCTGCCACGCTAACGCCACATGTGACGACAAGGTAGACGGCTCCGGCAAAGTTTGTAACTGCAGATATGGGTTTGTTGGAAATGGGAGAACCCTCTGTCGAG ataAAGATGAGTGTCAGATAGGAGCCAGTCAGATCTGTGGGCAGCATACCACCTGCCACAACACGTACGGCAGCTACTTCTGTACCTGTCTAGCTGGTTACAGCCCTTCTAACAACATGGGCGTTTTCATCCCAAACGACGGAACCCACTGCCAGG ACATTGACGAGTGCAGGGTCGGGGGCCTGTGTGGAGGCGGAGGTCAATGCAGGAATCTTGATGGCAGTTTTGACTGCAGCTGCCAACTGGGATACCAAGTCCACAATGGAACGGAGCCCTTCCATCCTCACTTAGACAAAGCTTCCTGCAAAG TGGTCGACTGTGGCCGGCCTGTCACAGTGGAGGATACAGTGCTCTTGTCAGTCACAGGGACCACATATGGCGGCGTGGCCATGTTGGCCTGCGATGAGGGCTTTGTGTGGAGGAGTGGAGACAACAGCTCAGTGTGTGGACCTGATGGACAGTGGAAAGGGTCCACCATGGTCTGTGAAG AGGTTGACTGTGGCTCTCCCCCtgccctccctcactcacataTGCTGTGGAATAAGAGCTCGAGGATGGGCACTGAGGCGCTTTATCAGTGTAACTCTGGATATCAGAATGTTGGGAAGGGCAATGCATCCATCTGTACTGCTGCCGGGCTGTGGGAGAGACCGTCTGTGCTCTGTCAAG AGATCTTGTGTGGAACTCCTCCTATTATTGAATCCACTGAGCAGGTGTGGGACAGTAATTCAACCCCTGGCAGCACTGTACTCTATTTTTGTAAAGGCGGCTTTTATAACAAAGGAGGACATAATGTATCGATCTGTAATGAAAACGGTCAGTGGACCCCCCCAACTCTGTCTTGCCAAG AGATATTATGTGGAGATCCTCCTATACTGCCTCACACTGGCCAAGTGTGGAATGGCAGCTCCACCCCTGGAAGCATAGTGACCTACTACTGCAAAACAGGATTTTATCACAGTGAAGGAAGTAACAAAACATTGTGTACAATTAATGGTAACTGGACGAAACCAAAGATCTCATGCAAAG AAGTTGACTGTGGTGTGCCCCCACCCATCCCTCTTTCAATCATGCTGTGGAATAACATTTCCACTGTGGGCTCTCGGGTTGTTTATCAGTGTAACTCTGGATATCGCAGTGTCGGAGAGGGAAACATATCAGTGTGTGCTGCCAGTGGAAAATGGGATGGAGCCTCTCTGACGTGTCAAG AAATCACTTGTCAAACGCCTGTTTTTAAACCTCGTGCTAAAATGCTTTGGGATGGCACATCACACATTGGCAGTGTGGTGTATTACCAATGTGAGGAAGGCTATTACACAAGGAGCCTGAGAAACTACTCAGTATGTGGAGAGAATGGACGGTGGGAGGATATTGATCTGTGGTGTGAAG aAATAAGCTGTGGCCCCCCACTAAAACTCCCCCATACTAACCTCTTGTGGGATCGCACCAGTAGACCAGGCAGTGTGGtgctgtatgagtgtgtgtttggattttaCCAGGAGAGTGGAAATAATATTTCAACATGTTTACCATCAGGAGAGTGGGAGAAAGTATCTGTAAAGTGCAAAG CTAAATGCGGCCCGGTTCCCTTGCTTGCCAACTCAGAGGTGGTGTGGCATAACAGAAGTGTTGTGATCCACCGCTGTGCGGATGGGTACCACAGCTGGAGAGGTGGCAACATCTCTGTGTGTGGCAGCTCCGGGCTGTGGAAGAAGGCCTCCCTGAGATGCACAG AAATAAAGCCACCTATTAATCACCTATTTGTCctcaatgaaaaatgtttgcaCTGGAAAGCAGAGAAGTATGAGGAGGATACAGAAGTTTACAAG GTGACGTACACGGGATCCAGAGACTACCAGAGGTCCTTTCGTGATAAAAGGAGGTTGCTTTTGAGCTCCATGGCCGACCAGGTGGAGCTCTGTCTGAGCCTGCTTCCAGTCACAAACTACAGCATCTCCATCACAGCAACGTCTGCCAGATTCACAGCCACCATCACTGCTAACACCAGTTTACCAG TACCTCCAGCACCAGTTGTCTACTACAGAGAATTTGAGACTCCTGTGCCGACTTTGAGGCTACGCAGATCTCCCAACACACTGGATCCAATAAG TTTTTACCAAGTGTTTGTGCTTCCTGTGGAGGGGGTAATTATGTTTGATTGTCCCTCTCCTGCAAGCTCAGACCCCTCGAGCAAAATACAGTCCTCGACAGAGTACATCACCGCTCAGATCGATGTCTGGCTTGTGGGGACAGAGATGAATTTTACTGTAGGGGATGGACTCGATTACGGAGGTTTCTTAAATGCACCGCTGGAGAATGGCAGGAACTATTATATCATCTTACGCGCTGTCAGTCTGTGGAAAACG ACTTTAAAAAGTTCCTGTGTCCTGTGGGCTAAAGTAAAAG GTACATCGTATGTTCTGAGGGTTTcgtctctgtctgctgctgcatctaTAGGACTGGTTGCTTTGGTCATTTTGGTTGTTTACAGCTTCATCTG GTGTTTCAAGAAGACATGA
- the susd1 gene encoding sushi domain-containing protein 1 isoform X4 has protein sequence MDKRNRTMIVVFLLCAFADMQTEGHTLDVCASCHANATCDDKVDGSGKVCNCRYGFVGNGRTLCRDKDECQIGASQICGQHTTCHNTYGSYFCTCLAGYSPSNNMGVFIPNDGTHCQDIDECRVGGLCGGGGQCRNLDGSFDCSCQLGYQVHNGTEPFHPHLDKASCKVVDCGRPVTVEDTVLLSVTGTTYGGVAMLACDEGFVWRSGDNSSVCGPDGQWKGSTMVCEAKCGPVPLLANSEVVWHNRSVVIHRCADGYHSWRGGNISVCGSSGLWKKASLRCTEIKPPINHLFVLNEKCLHWKAEKYEEDTEVYKVTYTGSRDYQRSFRDKRRLLLSSMADQVELCLSLLPVTNYSISITATSARFTATITANTSLPVPPAPVVYYREFETPVPTLRLRRSPNTLDPISFYQVFVLPVEGVIMFDCPSPASSDPSSKIQSSTEYITAQIDVWLVGTEMNFTVGDGLDYGGFLNAPLENGRNYYIILRAVSLWKTTLKSSCVLWAKVKGTSYVLRVSSLSAAASIGLVALVILVVYSFIWCFKKT, from the exons ATGGACAAGAGAAACAGAACAATGATCGtggtttttctgctctgtgCCTTTGCAG ATATGCAAACAGAAGGCCACACTCTGGATGTGTGTGCCAGCTGCCACGCTAACGCCACATGTGACGACAAGGTAGACGGCTCCGGCAAAGTTTGTAACTGCAGATATGGGTTTGTTGGAAATGGGAGAACCCTCTGTCGAG ataAAGATGAGTGTCAGATAGGAGCCAGTCAGATCTGTGGGCAGCATACCACCTGCCACAACACGTACGGCAGCTACTTCTGTACCTGTCTAGCTGGTTACAGCCCTTCTAACAACATGGGCGTTTTCATCCCAAACGACGGAACCCACTGCCAGG ACATTGACGAGTGCAGGGTCGGGGGCCTGTGTGGAGGCGGAGGTCAATGCAGGAATCTTGATGGCAGTTTTGACTGCAGCTGCCAACTGGGATACCAAGTCCACAATGGAACGGAGCCCTTCCATCCTCACTTAGACAAAGCTTCCTGCAAAG TGGTCGACTGTGGCCGGCCTGTCACAGTGGAGGATACAGTGCTCTTGTCAGTCACAGGGACCACATATGGCGGCGTGGCCATGTTGGCCTGCGATGAGGGCTTTGTGTGGAGGAGTGGAGACAACAGCTCAGTGTGTGGACCTGATGGACAGTGGAAAGGGTCCACCATGGTCTGTGAAG CTAAATGCGGCCCGGTTCCCTTGCTTGCCAACTCAGAGGTGGTGTGGCATAACAGAAGTGTTGTGATCCACCGCTGTGCGGATGGGTACCACAGCTGGAGAGGTGGCAACATCTCTGTGTGTGGCAGCTCCGGGCTGTGGAAGAAGGCCTCCCTGAGATGCACAG AAATAAAGCCACCTATTAATCACCTATTTGTCctcaatgaaaaatgtttgcaCTGGAAAGCAGAGAAGTATGAGGAGGATACAGAAGTTTACAAG GTGACGTACACGGGATCCAGAGACTACCAGAGGTCCTTTCGTGATAAAAGGAGGTTGCTTTTGAGCTCCATGGCCGACCAGGTGGAGCTCTGTCTGAGCCTGCTTCCAGTCACAAACTACAGCATCTCCATCACAGCAACGTCTGCCAGATTCACAGCCACCATCACTGCTAACACCAGTTTACCAG TACCTCCAGCACCAGTTGTCTACTACAGAGAATTTGAGACTCCTGTGCCGACTTTGAGGCTACGCAGATCTCCCAACACACTGGATCCAATAAG TTTTTACCAAGTGTTTGTGCTTCCTGTGGAGGGGGTAATTATGTTTGATTGTCCCTCTCCTGCAAGCTCAGACCCCTCGAGCAAAATACAGTCCTCGACAGAGTACATCACCGCTCAGATCGATGTCTGGCTTGTGGGGACAGAGATGAATTTTACTGTAGGGGATGGACTCGATTACGGAGGTTTCTTAAATGCACCGCTGGAGAATGGCAGGAACTATTATATCATCTTACGCGCTGTCAGTCTGTGGAAAACG ACTTTAAAAAGTTCCTGTGTCCTGTGGGCTAAAGTAAAAG GTACATCGTATGTTCTGAGGGTTTcgtctctgtctgctgctgcatctaTAGGACTGGTTGCTTTGGTCATTTTGGTTGTTTACAGCTTCATCTG GTGTTTCAAGAAGACATGA
- the susd1 gene encoding sushi domain-containing protein 1 isoform X2 — protein MDKRNRTMIVVFLLCAFADMQTEGHTLDVCASCHANATCDDKVDGSGKVCNCRYGFVGNGRTLCRDKDECQIGASQICGQHTTCHNTYGSYFCTCLAGYSPSNNMGVFIPNDGTHCQDIDECRVGGLCGGGGQCRNLDGSFDCSCQLGYQVHNGTEPFHPHLDKASCKVVDCGRPVTVEDTVLLSVTGTTYGGVAMLACDEGFVWRSGDNSSVCGPDGQWKGSTMVCEEVDCGSPPALPHSHMLWNKSSRMGTEALYQCNSGYQNVGKGNASICTAAGLWERPSVLCQEILCGTPPIIESTEQVWDSNSTPGSTVLYFCKGGFYNKGGHNVSICNENGQWTPPTLSCQEILCGDPPILPHTGQVWNGSSTPGSIVTYYCKTGFYHSEGSNKTLCTINGNWTKPKISCKEVDCGVPPPIPLSIMLWNNISTVGSRVVYQCNSGYRSVGEGNISVCAASGKWDGASLTCQEITCQTPVFKPRAKMLWDGTSHIGSVVYYQCEEGYYTRSLRNYSVCGENGRWEDIDLWCEEISCGPPLKLPHTNLLWDRTSRPGSVVLYECVFGFYQESGNNISTCLPSGEWEKVSVKCKAKCGPVPLLANSEVVWHNRSVVIHRCADGYHSWRGGNISVCGSSGLWKKASLRCTEKYEEDTEVYKVTYTGSRDYQRSFRDKRRLLLSSMADQVELCLSLLPVTNYSISITATSARFTATITANTSLPVPPAPVVYYREFETPVPTLRLRRSPNTLDPISFYQVFVLPVEGVIMFDCPSPASSDPSSKIQSSTEYITAQIDVWLVGTEMNFTVGDGLDYGGFLNAPLENGRNYYIILRAVSLWKTTLKSSCVLWAKVKGTSYVLRVSSLSAAASIGLVALVILVVYSFIWCFKKT, from the exons ATGGACAAGAGAAACAGAACAATGATCGtggtttttctgctctgtgCCTTTGCAG ATATGCAAACAGAAGGCCACACTCTGGATGTGTGTGCCAGCTGCCACGCTAACGCCACATGTGACGACAAGGTAGACGGCTCCGGCAAAGTTTGTAACTGCAGATATGGGTTTGTTGGAAATGGGAGAACCCTCTGTCGAG ataAAGATGAGTGTCAGATAGGAGCCAGTCAGATCTGTGGGCAGCATACCACCTGCCACAACACGTACGGCAGCTACTTCTGTACCTGTCTAGCTGGTTACAGCCCTTCTAACAACATGGGCGTTTTCATCCCAAACGACGGAACCCACTGCCAGG ACATTGACGAGTGCAGGGTCGGGGGCCTGTGTGGAGGCGGAGGTCAATGCAGGAATCTTGATGGCAGTTTTGACTGCAGCTGCCAACTGGGATACCAAGTCCACAATGGAACGGAGCCCTTCCATCCTCACTTAGACAAAGCTTCCTGCAAAG TGGTCGACTGTGGCCGGCCTGTCACAGTGGAGGATACAGTGCTCTTGTCAGTCACAGGGACCACATATGGCGGCGTGGCCATGTTGGCCTGCGATGAGGGCTTTGTGTGGAGGAGTGGAGACAACAGCTCAGTGTGTGGACCTGATGGACAGTGGAAAGGGTCCACCATGGTCTGTGAAG AGGTTGACTGTGGCTCTCCCCCtgccctccctcactcacataTGCTGTGGAATAAGAGCTCGAGGATGGGCACTGAGGCGCTTTATCAGTGTAACTCTGGATATCAGAATGTTGGGAAGGGCAATGCATCCATCTGTACTGCTGCCGGGCTGTGGGAGAGACCGTCTGTGCTCTGTCAAG AGATCTTGTGTGGAACTCCTCCTATTATTGAATCCACTGAGCAGGTGTGGGACAGTAATTCAACCCCTGGCAGCACTGTACTCTATTTTTGTAAAGGCGGCTTTTATAACAAAGGAGGACATAATGTATCGATCTGTAATGAAAACGGTCAGTGGACCCCCCCAACTCTGTCTTGCCAAG AGATATTATGTGGAGATCCTCCTATACTGCCTCACACTGGCCAAGTGTGGAATGGCAGCTCCACCCCTGGAAGCATAGTGACCTACTACTGCAAAACAGGATTTTATCACAGTGAAGGAAGTAACAAAACATTGTGTACAATTAATGGTAACTGGACGAAACCAAAGATCTCATGCAAAG AAGTTGACTGTGGTGTGCCCCCACCCATCCCTCTTTCAATCATGCTGTGGAATAACATTTCCACTGTGGGCTCTCGGGTTGTTTATCAGTGTAACTCTGGATATCGCAGTGTCGGAGAGGGAAACATATCAGTGTGTGCTGCCAGTGGAAAATGGGATGGAGCCTCTCTGACGTGTCAAG AAATCACTTGTCAAACGCCTGTTTTTAAACCTCGTGCTAAAATGCTTTGGGATGGCACATCACACATTGGCAGTGTGGTGTATTACCAATGTGAGGAAGGCTATTACACAAGGAGCCTGAGAAACTACTCAGTATGTGGAGAGAATGGACGGTGGGAGGATATTGATCTGTGGTGTGAAG aAATAAGCTGTGGCCCCCCACTAAAACTCCCCCATACTAACCTCTTGTGGGATCGCACCAGTAGACCAGGCAGTGTGGtgctgtatgagtgtgtgtttggattttaCCAGGAGAGTGGAAATAATATTTCAACATGTTTACCATCAGGAGAGTGGGAGAAAGTATCTGTAAAGTGCAAAG CTAAATGCGGCCCGGTTCCCTTGCTTGCCAACTCAGAGGTGGTGTGGCATAACAGAAGTGTTGTGATCCACCGCTGTGCGGATGGGTACCACAGCTGGAGAGGTGGCAACATCTCTGTGTGTGGCAGCTCCGGGCTGTGGAAGAAGGCCTCCCTGAGATGCACAG AGAAGTATGAGGAGGATACAGAAGTTTACAAG GTGACGTACACGGGATCCAGAGACTACCAGAGGTCCTTTCGTGATAAAAGGAGGTTGCTTTTGAGCTCCATGGCCGACCAGGTGGAGCTCTGTCTGAGCCTGCTTCCAGTCACAAACTACAGCATCTCCATCACAGCAACGTCTGCCAGATTCACAGCCACCATCACTGCTAACACCAGTTTACCAG TACCTCCAGCACCAGTTGTCTACTACAGAGAATTTGAGACTCCTGTGCCGACTTTGAGGCTACGCAGATCTCCCAACACACTGGATCCAATAAG TTTTTACCAAGTGTTTGTGCTTCCTGTGGAGGGGGTAATTATGTTTGATTGTCCCTCTCCTGCAAGCTCAGACCCCTCGAGCAAAATACAGTCCTCGACAGAGTACATCACCGCTCAGATCGATGTCTGGCTTGTGGGGACAGAGATGAATTTTACTGTAGGGGATGGACTCGATTACGGAGGTTTCTTAAATGCACCGCTGGAGAATGGCAGGAACTATTATATCATCTTACGCGCTGTCAGTCTGTGGAAAACG ACTTTAAAAAGTTCCTGTGTCCTGTGGGCTAAAGTAAAAG GTACATCGTATGTTCTGAGGGTTTcgtctctgtctgctgctgcatctaTAGGACTGGTTGCTTTGGTCATTTTGGTTGTTTACAGCTTCATCTG GTGTTTCAAGAAGACATGA